The following is a genomic window from Candidatus Omnitrophota bacterium.
ACCTTGCAACCGATGGCGCTCCGGCCGCCCTTGACGGTAAATATTTAAGCCAGGATTGCTATCTAATAACCATTTCTGATTTTGCGAATTTTACGCTCATCTGCAACACCGACTATAATACAAACCCGAAAAATGAAGAGGTCGTCGCAACGACGGATTCCACCTTTGGCATGATCTGGTATTTCCGAAAAAAGTTCATCCAATATAATTGGACAAAAACCGGCCTTGAGCCCGGGGCGGGCGGGTAGCGCCGCTTCACACCGCTTCGTGCATGGAGCCCGTCCGGTAACCCGCGAGGTCCAGCGAGACATAAACAAAGCCCAGTTTACGCAAGCGAGCTACTATCGTTTCACTTAGTCTCACCACCCTGGCAAAGTCATTACGTGTAATTTCCAGCCGCGCCGTCTTCCCGTGAACCCGAACCCGTATCTGCCTGAAACCAAGTCCTCGGAGATATTCCTCCGCCTCGTCGACTCGCGATAGCCACTCCCTCTTTATCTCGCTTCCAAATGGAAACCTGGACGCCAAACACGCAAATGACGGTTTGTCCCATGTCGATAGCCCGAGGCGCTTCGAGTATCGCCTGATATCCGACTTTGTCATTTTGGCTTCGAGTAGCGGACTGCGCACACCGAACTCCACGGCCGCTTTTCGGCCATGCCTGATATCCTTCAGGTCGTCATAATTCGTACCGTCCAGAAGATAGTCCATGCCGTATTTTTTTCTAATGCCGTCTAATTTTTTAAAAAGCTCTTTTTTGCAGTAGTAGCATCTATTAACAGGATTGGACTTAAAATTTTTTATCGCGAGTTCTCCCGTATCCATGGTAAGGTGCCAGGCGCCCATCGCTTTCGCGATGCGAAGCGCTTCCCGGTATTCCGACACAGGATAAGTCTCGGATCGCGCCGTAACGGCGAGAACGTTATCATGACCGAGCGTATCGACCGCCGTCTTCAGCAAAAAAGCGCTGTCGAGCCCGCCGGAGTACGCGACCACAACCCGCCGGAGCTTTTGTAATATACTTTCTAATCTTTTAAGCATATTCATATTTTCCACATAGGGTTTTTATTGAAATGTCTTCACCTCCGAGGAGGGATTACTTAAACTGGTCCCACCTCGGAGGTGTTAGTTATAATCGGAGGCGTTAGTTACAGCTGTTACAGCTCCCTTCGATCCACCCGCCGCCAACCACGATGTCCCGCTTATAGAAAACTACCGCCTGGCCCGGGGTTGGAGCAAATTGCGGCGTGTCGAAATCGACCTTTACTGAATCCTTACCCGTCTTCGTCACCGTCGCCTTCGCCTTCTTATGATTATACCGTATCATCGCGCGCACCTTCATCGGCCGTGTAATGCCATCAACCGATATCCAATTCATGTGCTCGGCATAAAGCGTACTATTCATAGCCTCGGCACGCGGCCCAACTATTACACGATTGTTTTCAACGTCGAGGCCCGTAACATAGAGTGGCTCTTTATGCGCTATGCCCAGGCCGCGGCGCTGGCCTATCGTGTAAAAGAGCAACCCCTTATGGCGGCCGAGCGCATTACCGCGGCTATCCACAATATCGCCCGGCTTCATCTCGATGCCCGTCTTCTTCTTTATATAACCGGCGTAATCGTTATCGCGGATAAAACAGATATCCTGGCTCGAGGGCGTATTGAATGTCTTCACCCCCATCGACCTGGCCATCCGTCGAACCTTCGCTTTCGTTAAACTACCCAGGGGGAACATGGCGCTCTTTAACTGTTCCTGAGAAAGAGCGAATAAAAAATACGACTGGTCTTTTTCTTTGTCCTTGCCCTCTTTTAATAAATACCTGCCGGACTTTTTATTATACCCGACATTCGCGAAATGGCCGGTGGCAATACGCGACGCGCCCAGAGAGCGCGCCTTATCGAGCAGAAGGCCGAATTTTATCTTAGAGTTGCATATGACACATGGGTTGG
Proteins encoded in this region:
- the larE gene encoding ATP-dependent sacrificial sulfur transferase LarE; this encodes MLKRLESILQKLRRVVVAYSGGLDSAFLLKTAVDTLGHDNVLAVTARSETYPVSEYREALRIAKAMGAWHLTMDTGELAIKNFKSNPVNRCYYCKKELFKKLDGIRKKYGMDYLLDGTNYDDLKDIRHGRKAAVEFGVRSPLLEAKMTKSDIRRYSKRLGLSTWDKPSFACLASRFPFGSEIKREWLSRVDEAEEYLRGLGFRQIRVRVHGKTARLEITRNDFARVVRLSETIVARLRKLGFVYVSLDLAGYRTGSMHEAV
- the mnmA gene encoding tRNA 2-thiouridine(34) synthase MnmA → MKPYKKERVVAAMSGGVDSSLAAALLQKKCDVVGVTFRMWPKEECGSSFGRSCCNLESVVRARSVAEGLKIPYYVVDFSGGFKKEVIDYFCGEYLRGRTPNPCVICNSKIKFGLLLDKARSLGASRIATGHFANVGYNKKSGRYLLKEGKDKEKDQSYFLFALSQEQLKSAMFPLGSLTKAKVRRMARSMGVKTFNTPSSQDICFIRDNDYAGYIKKKTGIEMKPGDIVDSRGNALGRHKGLLFYTIGQRRGLGIAHKEPLYVTGLDVENNRVIVGPRAEAMNSTLYAEHMNWISVDGITRPMKVRAMIRYNHKKAKATVTKTGKDSVKVDFDTPQFAPTPGQAVVFYKRDIVVGGGWIEGSCNSCN